A region from the Halomonas piscis genome encodes:
- a CDS encoding tyrosine-type recombinase/integrase, with the protein MDVITSEKLVSHWQVEGNQLVKAPSLSDTYWMLDAMLGSSKLPHVSLNAADVKNLAKEFFEYRRTIQKPITQRQARKRVNRLLEQMNTLPNINAVLIPEPILTHRPTALPHSQQSFSSAMQMVELDRHVLKWSRQENTVSAWLTALAIRFMTNLGMGEKVMLGTLSQLTLRHVDKKNKILFIPSSPEALDGDGHYRMILPDDVWVPLRAIVTRLKERPEEAWLFAENESVSSLSVKERRQWLRQHCFSETRQLLNFHRENGKASSACLTTWPKIVKASQHVPVLKGTPSLWSTLLRDYPLPTCTPVPLRLGQSDAHYYAPGNRLGRLPDRQNRRGPAPSRDKALSDSNSAITRPAGVLMVSTEHLPRDWPRRVKNILQQFLSSTSLLSKKAVKAKKYDRDMQYVLEYYEQRLGQLMGFAGNYPLWLLHFLYHQLRTEGNTIGTAKTYLSRLTPITMLYHGAILDMSDWDDEVIIELEMAAREGSRWSERTLEAYRGAMRSFIRFCQQSGILEDVSLPRRANTLTPSVLRTRILSPDHMHSIWEELTKGEPDGASRPMMALIIELGFYGGLRASEVESLTVNDIQFGVSDEPEHASCWVDILGGKTAAARRRIALHVMAPPPVIRQLHGWVAVRRQDCSDDALEDIALFGPRHSSQAYERRYLITLVIEEMRSRLGEDIDFHGLRHAAVSWTLLRLHAAQHPGFADTLQHRHHWMFQPQPLQEVLTFFCGAEGTDTIARGTILLHVAKWIGHRDPATLLENYAHTLGLIHSDILAPSRRSATSL; encoded by the coding sequence ATGGATGTAATAACATCAGAAAAGCTTGTCAGTCATTGGCAGGTAGAGGGTAATCAATTAGTAAAAGCTCCATCACTCTCTGACACATACTGGATGTTGGATGCCATGCTGGGAAGCAGCAAATTACCCCATGTTTCGCTGAACGCTGCCGATGTAAAAAACCTGGCTAAAGAATTTTTTGAGTATCGAAGGACTATTCAAAAGCCGATAACCCAGCGACAAGCCCGTAAACGGGTTAATCGTTTGCTGGAACAAATGAACACACTGCCAAATATTAACGCAGTGCTTATTCCAGAGCCTATTTTAACTCATCGTCCAACTGCATTACCGCATTCCCAGCAATCATTTTCGTCGGCAATGCAAATGGTCGAACTGGATCGCCATGTCTTGAAGTGGTCTCGGCAGGAAAACACGGTCTCAGCCTGGTTAACCGCACTGGCGATTCGTTTCATGACGAATCTCGGCATGGGTGAAAAAGTGATGCTGGGTACCCTGTCACAGCTGACACTCCGTCATGTTGATAAGAAAAACAAAATTCTCTTTATCCCATCCTCGCCCGAGGCATTAGACGGCGATGGGCACTACCGAATGATATTGCCTGATGACGTGTGGGTACCGTTGCGAGCGATTGTCACACGATTAAAAGAGCGGCCTGAAGAGGCGTGGTTATTCGCAGAAAACGAAAGTGTCTCATCACTATCAGTGAAAGAGCGTCGGCAGTGGCTACGGCAACATTGTTTCAGTGAAACTCGGCAGTTATTGAATTTTCACAGAGAGAATGGAAAAGCCTCAAGTGCTTGTCTCACGACGTGGCCGAAAATTGTAAAAGCCAGCCAGCATGTCCCCGTCCTAAAAGGCACTCCATCCCTTTGGAGTACGCTGCTGCGCGATTATCCGTTACCAACCTGCACGCCGGTGCCGCTTAGGCTGGGTCAGTCTGATGCGCACTATTACGCGCCCGGCAACCGCCTGGGACGTTTGCCTGACCGCCAGAATCGGCGCGGACCAGCGCCTTCCCGCGATAAAGCACTCTCCGACAGCAACTCGGCGATCACCCGCCCCGCCGGCGTGCTAATGGTCTCGACCGAGCATTTACCCCGCGATTGGCCTCGGCGCGTGAAAAACATCCTTCAGCAGTTTCTATCATCAACGTCACTATTGTCGAAGAAGGCAGTGAAAGCCAAAAAATACGACAGAGACATGCAATATGTGCTGGAATACTATGAACAACGCCTCGGTCAGCTGATGGGGTTTGCCGGAAACTATCCACTCTGGCTGCTGCATTTTTTGTATCACCAGTTGCGCACGGAAGGGAATACGATTGGAACTGCCAAAACCTATCTCTCGAGGCTAACGCCAATCACGATGCTGTATCACGGTGCCATTCTGGATATGAGTGATTGGGACGACGAGGTAATCATAGAGTTGGAAATGGCAGCCAGAGAAGGGAGCCGTTGGTCAGAGCGCACGCTGGAAGCGTATCGCGGGGCCATGAGGAGTTTCATTCGGTTCTGTCAGCAAAGTGGCATATTGGAAGACGTGTCGTTACCCAGGCGCGCCAATACCCTGACGCCCAGCGTTCTCAGAACGCGTATTCTGTCACCGGATCATATGCACAGCATCTGGGAAGAGTTGACGAAAGGGGAGCCGGACGGCGCGTCTCGGCCAATGATGGCGCTGATCATTGAGCTGGGCTTTTACGGCGGACTGCGGGCCTCGGAGGTTGAGTCTCTGACCGTCAACGATATTCAGTTTGGGGTGTCAGACGAGCCGGAACACGCAAGCTGTTGGGTTGATATCCTTGGCGGCAAAACGGCCGCTGCTCGCCGTAGGATTGCGCTTCATGTCATGGCACCGCCACCCGTGATTCGCCAGCTTCACGGCTGGGTTGCCGTGCGGCGCCAGGATTGCTCGGATGACGCCCTGGAGGATATTGCGTTGTTTGGTCCCCGGCACTCCTCACAAGCTTATGAGCGTCGTTATCTGATCACGCTCGTGATAGAAGAAATGCGTAGTCGTCTGGGGGAAGACATCGACTTTCATGGCCTGCGACATGCCGCCGTGTCCTGGACTCTGTTACGACTGCATGCAGCGCAGCACCCCGGTTTTGCCGATACATTACAGCATCGGCATCACTGGATGTTTCAACCTCAGCCTCTGCAAGAGGTGTTGACGTTTTTCTGCGGAGCGGAAGGCACCGATACGATCGCACGTGGCACGATACTGCTGCATGTGGCGAAATGGATTGGGCACCGGGATCCGGCAACATTATTGGAAAACTACGCCCATACACTAGGTCTGATTCATAGCGATATTCTCGCCCCGTCGAGGCGGTCAGCTACCTCTCTCTGA
- the iscB gene encoding RNA-guided endonuclease IscB: MAVFVLDKHRQPLMPCSEKRARLLRDRGRAVVHKRYPFTIRLTDRIGGETQALRLGIDPGSKTMGLALMREADGARPDDQQRHVLCLFELVHRGLQIKKALEQRAAFRRRRRSRNLRYRAPRFNHRTRSTGWLAPSLQHRVDTVMGWVNWLGRLAPITAISQELVRFDTQKLENPEIRGLEYQ, translated from the coding sequence ATGGCGGTTTTCGTATTGGACAAACACAGGCAACCCTTGATGCCGTGCAGCGAAAAGCGCGCTCGGTTGCTGCGGGATCGCGGTCGCGCTGTGGTGCATAAGCGCTATCCGTTCACGATTCGGTTAACAGACCGCATCGGCGGCGAGACGCAGGCGCTTCGTCTGGGCATTGATCCCGGCAGCAAAACCATGGGACTCGCGTTGATGCGCGAGGCGGACGGTGCCAGGCCAGACGACCAGCAGCGCCATGTGCTGTGCCTGTTCGAGTTGGTGCATCGCGGTCTTCAGATCAAGAAGGCGTTGGAACAACGCGCCGCCTTTCGCCGCCGTCGCCGGTCAAGGAACCTGCGCTACCGGGCGCCGCGTTTCAATCATCGTACCAGGTCGACAGGCTGGCTGGCGCCAAGCCTGCAACATCGGGTGGATACTGTCATGGGTTGGGTAAACTGGCTGGGGCGTTTGGCGCCGATAACAGCCATCAGCCAGGAGCTGGTACGCTTTGACACCCAAAAGCTGGAAAACCCGGAGATCCGTGGCCTTGAGTACCAGTAA